One Cryptococcus neoformans var. grubii H99 chromosome 3, complete sequence genomic region harbors:
- a CDS encoding isochorismatase hydrolase, producing MSKTFRQHLGITPSSASTDDSVLVIIDAQNEYADGILKTAEIDSTRKAIKALLEHYRKSSAPIVHVVHEVPAGAPLFTPGTPLADEFEELKPVSDESVVVKHHPGSFTDTNLSDLIEKAGRNKLVLVGYMAHVCVSTTARQAAEKGYDVILPREAIGDRDIPGAKASVLVDIVLSELADMFGTVVSVSDIK from the exons ATGTCCAAAACATTTAGACAGCACCTCGGCATAACGCCAAGCAGTGCGTCGACGGATGACAGTGTGCTTGTGATCATTGACGCGCAGAATGA GTACGCGGATGGTATTTTGAAGACTGCCGAGATTGACTCCACACGTAAAGCCATCAAGGCACTCCTAGAACATTATCGCAAATCCTCCGCTCCGATTGTCCATGTCGTGCACGAGGTTCCTGCCGGGGCTCCTCTCTTTACTCCTGGCACCCCTCTCGCGGATGAATTTGAAGAGCTCAAGCCCGTCTCTGATGAATCGGTTGTGGTCAAGCATCATCCCGGGTCTTTCACCGACACGAATCTCAGCGACTTGATCGAAAAGGCCGGGCGAAATAAGCTGGTCTTGGTTGGGTACATGGCCCATGTATGCGTGAGCACTACGGCCCGTCAAGCTGCGGAGAAAGGGTATGATGTAATCCTCCCTCGCGAAGCTATTGGAGATCGTGACATCCCAGGTGCCAAGGCGTCTGTATTGGTGGACATAGTTCTAAGTGAACTGGCGGATATGTTCGGGACGGTAGTCAGCGTTTCTGATATCAAATAG